The Herpetosiphonaceae bacterium DNA window CAACGCTTCGTGAAGATAACGAGCGTGTTGCAAAACACGTCTCGACAGCTATTCGTGGGCTAACAGGCACACGCATTCAATCGTCGTGCCATACTTCCGGTCCTTAAGGTAGTACGAAGCAGAAAAGAGGCAAGCGCGTGTCAGCTATCCCGGTCGGCGAGGAATGTGTCCTGCTCGATCTAGGCGCTCTTTTCAACAACGACGGCATATCGTACGCCCACGACCTGCGCGATGGCGGCTTTAACGTCTGGAACAACACGTTTCCTGCCGAGGAACTTCCTGAGAGCCGCAGCCTGATCGAGGTCGCCGGTATTCCCTTTCGCTTTCCACCAAAAGACGATGGAATGCTCAATAACATCGTCTGCGCCGGGCAGCGCCTTGATGTGCCCGTCGCGCGCTATGATTGGATCTACATGCTCGTCGCAGGCGAGCGCCGCTCCGAGGATCTGATCTATCTACATTACGCCAGCGGCGCGGTCGATCCCGAATGGCTGCGCGTCTCCGACTTCTGGCCGGAGGCGGGCGCCCGCTTTGGCGAGATCGAAGCCTTCCGCTGCTCGGTGATGCATTTTCCGCGCCATGTGCAGCCGCGCGTGCAGCCCGGCATCTGGATGCAGCGCATCCCCGTGCCGCGCCAGGAGCCGCTGGCCTGGCTCCATCTTCCCGACAACCTTGCGATGCATATCTTCGCGGCAACGGCGATCAAGACCACCAGGGGGCTGCGCGTATGAAGGTTGTGCTCTCACCGATGTCCTTCTGGTTCCACGATCTGTGCAGCTGTCTCCAGGATTGTATCGCCACGGTGCTGCTGTATTACGGGCACGACCCGATTCTGACTATGGGCGCGTCGTGGGAGTTTTACCACGATCCGGCGCAGGTCAGCCGCGAGGAGTTTTATCATCCGCTGCCACGCCCAACCCTGGCGCAGAGCATGATGCCCTTTCATCCGCTCACCTCGACCTGGCACCAGTCGGACGATCCGGAAGCGGCGTGGCGCGATGTGAAGGCGATGATCGCGCAGCAGAAGCCGGTGATCGTCGCCGTGGATAATTTCTATATGCCGATCCGCCCGGCGTATGGCGACGTTCACGCCGCGCACCTGATGGTCGCGTTCGGCTTCGACGACGATGCAGATGAGGTCTATCTCCTCGAATCGACGCCGCCGCAGTTTCGCGGGCCGCTGCCGGTCACGCAATTCCTGATCGCCAGAAATTCCGACAACCCGATCGTGGGGGAGCGCGACTTCTTCTTCACCGGAACGCCGATTAAGAGCCGCTGGTTGCAGCTAGAGATCCACGAGCCGTTCCCGGATCTCACCCGTGCGTGGGTGATGGAGGTCGTCAGCACGAATCTGAGCCGCTTCCACGCGCCCAGCTCCGGCCCCGCCTGGTCTGGGCTGGAGGGGTTGCAGCACTATCTGTATGCGATCGGCGAGCGCGCGACCGGGCCGGATGCGGGCGTGGCCTTGCAGGAATTGTACACCGTCGGCTGGACGGCTCAGGGCGCGGCTGCGCTGCACGCCGATTTCTTGATGCAGGCCGGGCATCGGCTCGACTGGCCGCGTCTGACCGAGGTCGGGCGGCATGTGGAGCGCATCGCGAACGAGTGGACGACGCTCAGGATGCTGGGCGCGCACGGCTTCTCACGGCCCGCCGACGTTGCCGAGCGCCTGCGACGGCGCACGGTGCGGTTCCTGGCCGATCACGAGCAGACCTTGAAGCTGTTAGATTGGGCGCTGCATCCGGTCTAAGGAGCCGGTGAAGGACGTACGCGATGACACGAGTGCCTGTTGTTGGCCTTGACGCACTCAGCCCGGAGCTGGTCGAGCGCTGGCTGCCTGATCTGCCGCATATGCGCCACCTGATGGAGCGCGGGATCTACGGGCCGCTGCACAGCATTATCCAGCCGGTGACGCCCGTCGCGTGGCCCACGATGATCAGCGGTCGCGATCCCAGCCCCCTGGGCTACACCGATTTTGTCTGCCGCAAAGGCACGAGCTACACCGATCTGCACCTGGTCCACGCGCGGATGACTCAGGTGCCGACGCTCGCCACGCTGCTGCCGGAGGCCGGGCGGCGCGTGCATCTGGTCAGCGTGCCGGTCAGCTACCCGCCCATCGCGATCAAAGACGGCGTCGGCGTCTCCTGCTGTATGGCACCGTCGACCAACCGGCCGATCACCGCGCCCGCCGAGCTTCAGCAGCAGCTCTTGCAGCAGACCAGCGCGCCGTTCATCCTCGATGCGTGCGTGCCTGAGCAGGCGCATACGATCGGGATGCGCTGCTGCCTCAGATTCGTGAGATGGACCGGTCCCGCCCGAGCTGGACGGACGCCCGATTCATGTCGATGAGGACCCGGTCCACTCCGACGAGGACGAGGCGGAGCTGACGAACCGGCTGCGTGCCCTGTACCTGGATTAATCAGACGAGGAAGTCATGAGTGCGAAGCTAGCAATGTTTGGCGGCGAGCCAGCCGTCCCAGCCGATCAGCGCAACGTGCCCTGGCCGGTGATCGCGCCGTCCGACGAGCAGGCGCTGCTGCGCGTCCTGGCGAGCGGAAAGTTCACCAGCAGCTCCAAGGACGAGCAGGAGGTGCGCGGCCTGGAGCAGGAGTGGGCGCAGTTCGTCGGGACACGCTACAGCGTGGCGGTCAACAGCGGGACCGCCGCGCTGGCGGTGGCGCTGACGGCGCTCGGCGTGCAGCCCGGCGACGAAGTGATCGTCCCGGCGCTGAGCTATGTCGCGTCCGGCCTGGCGGCGCTGCACCAGCTTGCGATCCCGGTCTTTGTCGATATCGATCCCGCTACCTTCAACATCGATGTGCGGCAGATCGAGGCCAAGATTACGCCGCGCACCCGCGCGATCATGCCGGTGCATCTCCATGGCCTGCCCGCCGACATGGACGCGATCCGCGCCATCGCCAGCAAGCATGGCCTGGTCATCGTCGAGGATGCCGCGCAGGCGCAGGGCGCTGCCTACCAGGGCAAGCTGGTCGGCGCGCTTGGCGACATCGGCGCGTTCAGCCTCAACGTCGAGAAGAACATCCCAACCTGCGGCGAGGGCGGCCTGGTGACGATGGACGATCCTGAGCTGTACGCCAGATGTAAGATGCTGCGCCAGATGGGCGAGGAGATCGAAAGCGACGTGCCGCGCGCCTACGTCTCCTATGTGCTCGGCTGGAACTACAAGCTGAGCGCGATGCAGGCCGCCTTTACCCGCAGCCAGATGTCGCGCTATGCTGAAGATCAGGCGGCGCGTGAGCGTAACATTGCGGCCTTGCTCGGCAAGCTGGCCGAGCTACCGGGCGTGATCGTGCCCAGGACGCTGCCCGATCGGACGCATGTCTGGCATATTCTGCGCTTCCGCTTCGATCCTGAGGCCGCCGGTCTGACGGGTGTTGCCCCTGGACGGTTCCGCCAAGCATTGCGCCGCGCGCTGGCGGCGGAGGGCGTGCAGGTTTCGCAGTACCAGCTGATCCCGCTGCCGGGCCAGCCCGTCTTTGCCGAGCAGCACGGCTTTGGCCGGGGCTATCCCTGGACGATCGCGGGCACGTCGCCGCAGGCATACGCGATCGAGGAGTATCCCAACACGCTGGCGGTGATCGAGGATTCGCTGTGTCTGCGGCGCGTCCATCTGAACCCGGGCTCCGGCCCGCTGCTTGAGCTGTACGCCAACGCATTCTGCAAGATCTGGGACAACCTGGATCGCATCGGGCGGATCGCACAGTCGATGCGCTACGAAGCGCCCTGGGAGACGGTGCTCAAGCGCCGCCAGGCTTCCGTCGCCGACGTGGCGAACTAAGCGAGGCGCTGCCGCACGACCGATCTTGAAACCTTCCGGCAGACGGCCCTGCGCATCCGCCAGCATCTCCTGACGATAGGCATGGCTCTCGGCGGAACGCATGTCGGCGGCTCGCGCTCGGAGACGGATATTCTGACGGGGCTGTACGTTCCGCCTCGAAACTCGGCATGGTAGGTTCGCACGAGCTGTGATCCATCAATCATACACGTCTCACTCACGTTCAAGAAAGGAAACGCACCCATGAGCAATTGTCCCGAATGCGACGCCCAGGTTTCGATCACGGCGGATGCCCGCGTCGGCGAGATCGTCACGTGCCCCGACTGTCAGACCGAGCTGGAGATCCTGGGCCTGGACCCGGCAGAGCTGGCGCTGGCACCTGAGGTCGATGAGGATTGGGGTGAGTAGGCCATGAGTGTCGGACGCGACGCGCCCCTGGCCGTTCTGACCTCGCGCGTTCGGATCGAAGAGAAGCGGATCTTTGATGCGCTTGAGCGGCGCAACATTCCGTACTGCCATCTCGACGAGCGCGATCTGAGCATGGCGCTCGCCGACGAGCCGGTACCCTGGGCGGCGCTGATCAATCGCTGTATGTCGAACACCCGCAGCCCGTACGTGGCCCGGCTGTTCGAGGCGCGCGGTGTCATGGTCTGCAACAGCAGCCAGGTCATCGCCACCTGCGGCGATAAGCTGCTGACGAGTCTGGCGCTGGTGCAGGCGGGATTGCCCACGCCGCGCACGGCGGTGGCGCTCACGCCGGAGGCGGCGCTGGAGGCCCTCGATCGGTTTGGCTACCCGGCGGTGCTCAAGCCGGTCAGCGGCTCCTGGGGGCGGCTGCTGGCAAAGGTCAACGACCGCGATGCCGCCGAGGCCGTGCTTGAGCACAAACAGGTCCTGGGATCGCCGATGCACTCGGTGATCTATATGCAGGAGTATATCGACAAGCCGGGACGCGATCTGCGTACGATCGTGCTCGGCAAGCGCGTGCTCTGCGCGATGTACCGGCACGCCGAGCACTGGATTACCAACACCGCGCGCGGCGCGACGACGACGGCCTGTGAGATCACCGATGAGCTGGCGGAGCTGTCGCTGCGCGTCGCACATGCGGTCGGCGGCGGCGCGCTGGCGATCGATTTTCTGGAGCGCGCCGACGGGACGCTCCTGGTCAACGAGGTCAATCACACGATGGAGTTCCACGGCATGATGGCAGCCACGAAGGTCGACGTTGCGGACGCGCTGGTCCAGTATGTTCTGGAGGTCGCCGAGCTATGAAGATCGCGGTGATCGGCGGCTCCGGCTATATCGGCGGCGAGCTCATCCGGCTGCTGCTGCACCATCCTCACGCGACGCTCGTCCAGGCGACATCGACGCGCTACGCGCGCCGTCCGCTGCATGCGGCGCATCCCAACCTGCGGGGCCAGACCGATCTCACCTTCGTGCATCCTGAGGCCGTGGAGCCGTGCGATGCGCTCTTGCTGGCGCTGCCGCATGGCACGGCGATGCAAAGCCTGCCGCGCTGGCTCACGCTCGCGCCGACCGTGATCGATCTGAGCGCCGACTTTCGGCTGCGGAACGCGGCGGACTACGCGGCCTACTACGACGGGACGCATCCGGCCCCGGAGTGGCTTTCGCGCTTCGTGCCCGGCATTCCAGAGATCAATCGGGCGCAGATTCGTGAGGCGTCGGTGATCGCGGTGCCTGGCTGCATGGCAAACGCCGCGATCCTGGCGCTCTCGCCGCTGGCTGCGGCGGGTCTGCTGCGGCAGCCGGTGGTGGTGGATGCGCGTACCGGCTCAAGCGGCTCAGGCGCGGAGCCGAATCCGTCGAGCCATCATGCCGAGCGCAGCGGCGTGATGCGCGTCTTCAAGCCGCTGGGCCATCGCCATACCGCCGAGATTCGCCAGATCTGCAACGTGCCGGTCTACATGACCGCCACGGCGGTCGAGGCGGTGCGCGGCGTGCAGGTGGTGTGTCATGTGCCGCTGGACGCGCCGACGACCGAGAAAGCGATCTGGGCGCTGTACCGTCGCTGCTACGCGGATGAGCCGTTTGTGCGGCTGGTGAAGCAGCGCGCGGGCGTGTACCGCCTGCCGGAGCCCAAGATCCTGAGCGGCACGAACTTCTGCGACGTCGGCTTTGCGCTGGACGCGGATGGACGCCATCTGGTGGTGATCGCCGCGCTCGATAATCTGGTTAAGGGTGGGGCGGGCAACGCGATCCAATGCCTCAATATCGCGCGCGGCTGGGATGAGCGGGCGGGGCTGCGGTTTGCCGGGCTGCATCCGGCCTGATCGGTTACTCACAGGGATTCACCTGGAAGCGCCAGGCTATTTGGAGTAGGGGCACATATGTCGAAACCGAAAGTTGCCGTGATCGGCCTTGACAGCATCACGCCGGTCATGGTCGAGCGGTTCGTGGCCGAGGGACGCATGCCGAACTTTCAGCGGCTACGTGAGCGGGGGTGGTACTCGGAGCTTACGCCGCCGATGCCGCCGACGACGCCCGCCGCCTGGACCACAATCGCCACGGGCACCTGGCCGAGCACCCACGGCGTCGAGGGCTTTGCCGTCCACCAGGCGGGCGAGCCGCTCGACCAAAAACATCATAGCTGTAGCTCCGACTGGGTGCGATCCGAGTTCATCTGGCAGGCCGCCGCGCGCGCCGGAAAACGCTCGATCCTACTCAAGTATCCGATGTCGTGGCCGCCCGTCGGCGGCGATCTGGTCGTGCAGGTCGATGGCGCTGGCGGCTGGGGCGGCCTCAAGTGCGTCTGGGATCTGGCGCACTCCGGCTGCTGGGATACGGAGATGACCGCGCAGACGATCACGCCCAACGAGCAGACGGCCAATCCGCAGGACTGGCTGACCCGCGATCAGGATAATCTGGACGAGGAGAGTACGAATCTGCTCAGTGTGAGCGCGCCGCACGCCTGGGATGATCTGCCCGCCGACGCCGAGCCGCTGTGGGAGACGCAGGTGTTGCTGCGCTGTCGCGGCATGAGCGAGGGCACGACGCTGTACGTGCTGGCGCTGCGTGTCGGCCAGGAGGAGCGCCTGGCGATTGCCACGGAGCGCCGCGCCGGAGACGCGGCGCTGCTGCGCAGCCGCGATTGGAGCGACTGGCTACGGGTCACGCTGCCGACCGCGCAGGGGCCGCGCGCGGGGCATGTCCGCCTCAAGGTGATGGCGTTCGACGCCGCGAATCGTCGGCTGCGGCTGTATCAATCGCAGATTCACCAGGAGGCTGGCTTTACCCGCCCGGAGCATATCGCCGAGACGCTGCTGGAGGTGGCGGGGCCGTTCGCGGAGTGGACCGAGGGCTACGATCTGCTGCAAGGCTGGATCGACGACGAGACGCAGCTTGAGATCTACGAGCAGCATGTAGACTGGATGAGCCGCGCCGCGCGCTATCTGCTCCAGACGCAGCCCTGGGATCTGTTCATGACTCAGGTGCATTTCGTCGACATGGCCTACCATCTCTACTGGGGCGCGATCGATCCCGGACATCCGCAGCATACCCCGGAGCGGGCGCCGTTCTACTGGGAGCTGCTGGGCCGCGTTCACGAGCTGGCCGATCAGTTTTTGGGCGCGGTGCTGGACGAGCTGGACGACGATACGCTGGTGGTGGTGCTCGGCGATCACGGCCACGATCTGTACCACACCGCGCTGCTCGCCAATCACCTGCTGATCCGGCACGGCCTGCTTACGCTCTACCGTGATCGCCGCACGGGCGCGCCGCGCATCGACTGGCAGCGCACCCGCGCCTACGCCAACGGCTACCGGGTCTATCTCAACGTCGCGGGCCGCGATCCGCAGGGCATCGTCTCCGCCGACGAGGTGTACGCGCTGCAAGAGGCGGTGATCCAGATGCTCTACAGCGCGCGCGATCCGCGCACCGGCCAGGCGCCGGTTCGTCTGGCCTGTCGGCAGGAGGACGCGCATGCGCTGGGGCTGTACGGCAGCTCGATGGGCGATGTGATCTTCGCGATGGCTCCCGGCTTTCAGACGCGCACGTCGATCAGCGTGCCCGCCGATGCGTGGGTTGGGCAGCGCCTCCAGCCGGAGCGAATCGCGGCCTTCAAGCAGACACAGCTCTTCCGCGAGTTTACCGGCGAGCACGACTCGGCGCTGCCGTTCAATCGGGCGATCCGCTCGATGCTGGTGCTGCATGGCCCGCCGGTTCGCGCCGGTCGGCGGCAGGTACCGGCGCGCATGGTCGATGTGGCTCCGACGATCTGCTCCTATTTACAGATACCGTTCCCGCTGCACTGCGAGGGAAGCGTGCTGTGGGATGCGCTCGCGCACGCGCCGGAGACGGAGCGCGGCGCGGAGCCGTCGTCGCTGCACGCGACACCCGGCAGTTAAGCGTGGCACAAGGTGAGGTGCGCTCGATGTTTCTTCACAACCAGGCTCGTCGCAAAGTCCTGCTGATCGGTCT harbors:
- a CDS encoding alkaline phosphatase family protein; translation: MTRVPVVGLDALSPELVERWLPDLPHMRHLMERGIYGPLHSIIQPVTPVAWPTMISGRDPSPLGYTDFVCRKGTSYTDLHLVHARMTQVPTLATLLPEAGRRVHLVSVPVSYPPIAIKDGVGVSCCMAPSTNRPITAPAELQQQLLQQTSAPFILDACVPEQAHTIGMRCCLRFVRWTGPARAGRTPDSCR
- the lysW gene encoding lysine biosynthesis protein LysW, whose translation is MSNCPECDAQVSITADARVGEIVTCPDCQTELEILGLDPAELALAPEVDEDWGE
- the lysX gene encoding lysine biosynthesis protein LysX codes for the protein MSVGRDAPLAVLTSRVRIEEKRIFDALERRNIPYCHLDERDLSMALADEPVPWAALINRCMSNTRSPYVARLFEARGVMVCNSSQVIATCGDKLLTSLALVQAGLPTPRTAVALTPEAALEALDRFGYPAVLKPVSGSWGRLLAKVNDRDAAEAVLEHKQVLGSPMHSVIYMQEYIDKPGRDLRTIVLGKRVLCAMYRHAEHWITNTARGATTTACEITDELAELSLRVAHAVGGGALAIDFLERADGTLLVNEVNHTMEFHGMMAATKVDVADALVQYVLEVAEL
- a CDS encoding BtrH N-terminal domain-containing protein, which translates into the protein MKVVLSPMSFWFHDLCSCLQDCIATVLLYYGHDPILTMGASWEFYHDPAQVSREEFYHPLPRPTLAQSMMPFHPLTSTWHQSDDPEAAWRDVKAMIAQQKPVIVAVDNFYMPIRPAYGDVHAAHLMVAFGFDDDADEVYLLESTPPQFRGPLPVTQFLIARNSDNPIVGERDFFFTGTPIKSRWLQLEIHEPFPDLTRAWVMEVVSTNLSRFHAPSSGPAWSGLEGLQHYLYAIGERATGPDAGVALQELYTVGWTAQGAAALHADFLMQAGHRLDWPRLTEVGRHVERIANEWTTLRMLGAHGFSRPADVAERLRRRTVRFLADHEQTLKLLDWALHPV
- a CDS encoding alkaline phosphatase family protein, coding for MSKPKVAVIGLDSITPVMVERFVAEGRMPNFQRLRERGWYSELTPPMPPTTPAAWTTIATGTWPSTHGVEGFAVHQAGEPLDQKHHSCSSDWVRSEFIWQAAARAGKRSILLKYPMSWPPVGGDLVVQVDGAGGWGGLKCVWDLAHSGCWDTEMTAQTITPNEQTANPQDWLTRDQDNLDEESTNLLSVSAPHAWDDLPADAEPLWETQVLLRCRGMSEGTTLYVLALRVGQEERLAIATERRAGDAALLRSRDWSDWLRVTLPTAQGPRAGHVRLKVMAFDAANRRLRLYQSQIHQEAGFTRPEHIAETLLEVAGPFAEWTEGYDLLQGWIDDETQLEIYEQHVDWMSRAARYLLQTQPWDLFMTQVHFVDMAYHLYWGAIDPGHPQHTPERAPFYWELLGRVHELADQFLGAVLDELDDDTLVVVLGDHGHDLYHTALLANHLLIRHGLLTLYRDRRTGAPRIDWQRTRAYANGYRVYLNVAGRDPQGIVSADEVYALQEAVIQMLYSARDPRTGQAPVRLACRQEDAHALGLYGSSMGDVIFAMAPGFQTRTSISVPADAWVGQRLQPERIAAFKQTQLFREFTGEHDSALPFNRAIRSMLVLHGPPVRAGRRQVPARMVDVAPTICSYLQIPFPLHCEGSVLWDALAHAPETERGAEPSSLHATPGS
- the argC gene encoding N-acetyl-gamma-glutamyl-phosphate reductase; the protein is MKIAVIGGSGYIGGELIRLLLHHPHATLVQATSTRYARRPLHAAHPNLRGQTDLTFVHPEAVEPCDALLLALPHGTAMQSLPRWLTLAPTVIDLSADFRLRNAADYAAYYDGTHPAPEWLSRFVPGIPEINRAQIREASVIAVPGCMANAAILALSPLAAAGLLRQPVVVDARTGSSGSGAEPNPSSHHAERSGVMRVFKPLGHRHTAEIRQICNVPVYMTATAVEAVRGVQVVCHVPLDAPTTEKAIWALYRRCYADEPFVRLVKQRAGVYRLPEPKILSGTNFCDVGFALDADGRHLVVIAALDNLVKGGAGNAIQCLNIARGWDERAGLRFAGLHPA
- a CDS encoding DegT/DnrJ/EryC1/StrS family aminotransferase produces the protein MSAKLAMFGGEPAVPADQRNVPWPVIAPSDEQALLRVLASGKFTSSSKDEQEVRGLEQEWAQFVGTRYSVAVNSGTAALAVALTALGVQPGDEVIVPALSYVASGLAALHQLAIPVFVDIDPATFNIDVRQIEAKITPRTRAIMPVHLHGLPADMDAIRAIASKHGLVIVEDAAQAQGAAYQGKLVGALGDIGAFSLNVEKNIPTCGEGGLVTMDDPELYARCKMLRQMGEEIESDVPRAYVSYVLGWNYKLSAMQAAFTRSQMSRYAEDQAARERNIAALLGKLAELPGVIVPRTLPDRTHVWHILRFRFDPEAAGLTGVAPGRFRQALRRALAAEGVQVSQYQLIPLPGQPVFAEQHGFGRGYPWTIAGTSPQAYAIEEYPNTLAVIEDSLCLRRVHLNPGSGPLLELYANAFCKIWDNLDRIGRIAQSMRYEAPWETVLKRRQASVADVAN